The Chondrinema litorale sequence GTTGAGACAAGGAAAAATTGATAAAGCGCTTAGTTTAATGAGACAAGCAATGCCAGAAATGCGCAATACGAATAACTTCCATAACAAGATTGGTTTCACTGCTTTTTACATGAAATGTCTTTGCCTCAACGATCAGGCAGCGGATGCAGAACGCTTTGGAATTAGCTTTTTACGCATCTATAAGCAGGAAGTGCTAGAGCAGCGTTGGCATGTGTTTTTTGGTTCTTTTCTGCAATCGATGATAAAGCAAGAAAAGTTTGGAGAGGTGTTAAGAACCATCAGAAAATATAGTATTCTCGAAAAAGATCAGACCTTTCAATCAAGTGTGATTTACTTGCCAACAATTGTGTGGTACGAAGCCCTCTCTCGCTATATGGAAGGTAAAATTAGTGCAGAATCTCTCATCCAGATTCTAACTGAAAACAGTACGCAATATGCCACTAATCCGCATAAAGCGAACCTATTGCAAAAGTTGATAAGTGAGCTTTCTAGCTATGTGCCAAATATTATGAAAGCAGTTAAGTCTAACCTATTAGAAAGAGAAGTAATAGCTTGAAAATGAATAAGTTAAAGATGTTACTTGATTGAATAGTACGATTAGTCAACCCAGTGAATTTATCAGAAGCCAAATTTTGCCGTCAGAATTCTGATTAAATTTAATTAAGCAGATTAAGTTCGGAGATGTACCACATAAATACCCAAGTACATTAAGCCCAAAAAGCTTCACGCTCTTAATTACTCTGTGGTACTACTATACTATTTATTATCACAAATTAAATATGAACATGAAAAAATTAACTACCATTTTATGGGTTTTATGGCTTAGCTGTAGTCTTGTCTGGGCACAGCAATCTGGAAGCATCCAAGGAAAAATTATTGACAAATCGGGAGAAGCATTAATCGGAGCCACCGTAATGATTGATGGCACAACCAAAGGTACCGCAACAGACATTAATGGAAAATTTATTTTAAGCAATTTAGATTATGGAAATTACACCCTACTAGTAAGCTATGTAGGTTACACCACTCAAACAATTACCGCAAAACTTGACGACGATATGGTTTCTCTTGGCAATATTAAGCTAGAAGGAGAAACACATCTGGAACAAGTAGTTATCTCTGGTTCTAACAAAAGTGAAAAAATTACAGAATCGCCTGCGACTATTCAATTAATAACAGATAGCGACATAGAAGAAATTGCCAGTTTTAATCCCGGTGAGCTATTAAGCCGAGTAAAAGGTGTAGACTTTATTCGTTCGGGAGTAGTTGGAACAGGTATTAACATTAGAGGTTTTAATAGCAATTTCAACTCTAAAAACCTTCAAATAAACGATGGTAGATTGGCAACATTAGTTGCTACAGGTCTTCCATTTGGGCCATTAACCACACAAATTAAAGAAGATATTGAGCGAGTAGAAGTTGTACTGGGGCCAAATTCTGCACTTTATGGCCCTAATGCACATAATGGTTTGGTGTATACCATTACAAAAGATCCGCGCACATCAGAAGGGACAACTTTCGCTTTAGGTGCTGGTAATCAAAGTATGCTAACAGCAAGATTGAGACATGCACAAGTACTCAGCGATAAACTTGCTTTTAAAGTAGTAGGCGAATATACAAAAGGGAAAGAGTTTGAATACATGGATTCAGTGTATATAGATAGATTAGATGCTGATGGCAATTTAGGAGCAGATGGTTCTGTAGAAGCTTACAACGAGTTAGAATTAGACCGCAATTTTGAATTTATGAGAGGTGAAGCAGCACTTTACTACAGCGTAACCGATGAAGCCGATTTAATTTTATCTTATGGAGCTAGCAATAGTACTTACCTTGCTCCTACTAATGTAGGTCGAAACCAGATTATCGACTGGAGAATTAATCATATCCATTTAAAATACAACTCGCCAAGATTCTTTGCTCAGATTTACAGAACAGGAAGTAAAACAGATGATACCTACTCTATAGATGAGCGCACCAAGCAATATTACCGCTTATTAGATGCAGGTCTTTCTGATGCAGAAGCTCGTGGAGAACAATCGTATGCAAGTAAAGCAAAGTTCGTAGACGATAGCCACAGATGGAATGCAGAGGTGCAGTATAACAATGAGTTTAACGGTTACGAATTTGTAGTTGGTGGCCAATGGCAAAGAGATTTTGCAAACAGTAAAGGTACTTATTTGCTCGATGGTGGAGGTACTCAAGATATAGACATTGAGCAATTCGGTTTGTATGGACAAGTTCAAAAAGTATTTGGCACATCTGGATTTAAAGCAATTGCTGCTTTCCGTGCAGATAACCACGAAGTTTATGGATTCAACTTTGTGCCTAAAGTAGGTCTTCTTAAAATAGGGAAAC is a genomic window containing:
- a CDS encoding TonB-dependent receptor — encoded protein: MKKLTTILWVLWLSCSLVWAQQSGSIQGKIIDKSGEALIGATVMIDGTTKGTATDINGKFILSNLDYGNYTLLVSYVGYTTQTITAKLDDDMVSLGNIKLEGETHLEQVVISGSNKSEKITESPATIQLITDSDIEEIASFNPGELLSRVKGVDFIRSGVVGTGINIRGFNSNFNSKNLQINDGRLATLVATGLPFGPLTTQIKEDIERVEVVLGPNSALYGPNAHNGLVYTITKDPRTSEGTTFALGAGNQSMLTARLRHAQVLSDKLAFKVVGEYTKGKEFEYMDSVYIDRLDADGNLGADGSVEAYNELELDRNFEFMRGEAALYYSVTDEADLILSYGASNSTYLAPTNVGRNQIIDWRINHIHLKYNSPRFFAQIYRTGSKTDDTYSIDERTKQYYRLLDAGLSDAEARGEQSYASKAKFVDDSHRWNAEVQYNNEFNGYEFVVGGQWQRDFANSKGTYLLDGGGTQDIDIEQFGLYGQVQKVFGTSGFKAIAAFRADNHEVYGFNFVPKVGLLKIGKLSTWRLTYGQGIAAPTIMNMYGDLFSGLILGNGEGFTLEDGTLVEKQKVEKIKTFELGYKGQALENKLYVDADAYFNISTDFLSPVTAIGVVSKIGDQPIEQVQSGYAAYGGLVYSYVNFGKVNTYGIDLGLNYYFTDKVSAVFNYSYFNYSVDEDNLEDNDFNNDGVVNKLDVLVNAPNHKASLGMYYRGSKFFGNIFTRWVQEYDYFSSFQIAAKSQDLVYRGVPVVENARSKDAFNYGPLGGFVNVDLGMGYHINSNFTVSGQVSNLFDSKIREFTASPFIGRLYSVELKVKLPGIGSK